Proteins encoded together in one Amblyomma americanum isolate KBUSLIRL-KWMA chromosome 1, ASM5285725v1, whole genome shotgun sequence window:
- the LOC144112889 gene encoding importin-7-like has translation MESTTMSLHEEQCPVDEYPVAKEVMRAIQNTDPMCFGALTSGPQFVEQKRSQQEICVLTDQTKAAAESNRIEKSGGYVFQNQTLPPPFSSGGKPFR, from the coding sequence ATGGAGTCGACCACGATGTCCCTCCACGAAGAACAGTGCCCTGTCGACGAGTACCCGGTCGCCAAAGAGGTCATGCGAGCCATCCAGAACACCGACCCGATGTGCTTCGGTGCGCTCACGTCGGGCCcgcagttcgtcgagcagaaGAGGTCCCAACAGGAGATCTGCGTGCTGACCGACCAGACGAAGGCCGCCGCAGAGTCGAACCGGATAGAGAAAAGCGGCGGATACGTGTTCCAGAACCAGACGCTGCCCCCACCGTTCAGCTCTGGTGGCAAACCCTTCCGCTAG